A stretch of the Medicago truncatula cultivar Jemalong A17 chromosome 5, MtrunA17r5.0-ANR, whole genome shotgun sequence genome encodes the following:
- the LOC11420110 gene encoding sphinganine C4-monooxygenase 1, with protein sequence MMMDLDLGVSDEMLGTFAPLLVYWIYSGFYVVLGLFAEDYRLHTKQDEDDKNLVSKFDVVKGVLLQQAVQAVVATLLFAVTGSDSQSSTNENTSLLVLARQFITAMLVMDTWQYFMHRYMHQNKFLYKHIHSLHHRLIVPYSFGALYNHPIEGLLLDTIGGALSFLLSGMSPRASIFFFSFATIKTVDDHCGLWLPGNLFHMFFNNNSAYHDVHHQLYGNKYNFSQPFFVMWDKILGTHMPYSLEKRASGGFESRPCKAYKDE encoded by the exons ATGATGATGGATTTGGATTTGGGGGTTTCTGATGAGATGTTAGGGACTTTTGCTCCACTTTTAGTTTATTGGATTTATTCtggtttttatgttgttttgggGTTGTTTGCTGAAGATTATAGGTTACATACAAAACAAGATGAGGATGATAAGAATTTGGTTTCTAAGTTTGATGTTGTTAAAGGTGTTCTTCTTCAACAAGCTGTTCAAGCTGTGGTTGCAACCCTTTTGTTTGCA gTGACAGGAAGTGATAGCCAAAGTAGTACCAATGAGAATACTTCTCTCCTTGTTTTAGCAAGACAATTTATTACTGCAATGTTGGTAATGGACACATGGCAATACTTTATGCACAGATACATGCATCAGAACAAGTTCCTATACAAACACATTCACTCTCTACATCACAGACTCATTGTACCCTATTCGTTTGGAGCTCTATACAATCATCCCATTGAGGGGCTTCTTCTCGACACAATCGGCGGAGCTTTATCTTTCCTCCTATCTGGTATGAGTCCTCGAGcatccatttttttcttctcctttgCCACCATTAAAACTGTGGATGACCACTGTGGGTTATGGCTTCCTGGGAATCTATTCCATATGTTTTTCAATAACAATTCTGCTTACCACGACGTACACCATCAACTGTACGGAAACAAGTACAACTTCTCGCAACCGTTCTTTGTTATGTGGGACAAAATCTTGGGTACCCACATGCCATACTCGTTAGAGAAGAGAGCTAGTGGTGGTTTTGAATCTAGACCTTGTAAAGCTTACAAGGATGAATGA